The nucleotide window GTCTTGAACAGGCCGATGACGCATTCAGCCAAGGCGTTGTCATAGGCATCGCCAACTGTTCCAACGGAAAGGTCGATCTCGGCCTTGGCCAGGCGTTCGGTGTATTTGATCGACAGGTATTGTGATCCGCGGTCCGAATGGTGGACCAAGCTCTTGTTATCCGGCGTCTTTCTTTGCCAGATCGCTTGCTCCAGCGCGTCGAGCACAAACTGGGTCTTCATCGATGTCGAGACGCGCCAACCGACAATACGACGTGCAAAGACGTCGATGACGAAGGCCACGTAGACGGTGCCGGACCATGTGGGCACATAGGTGAAATCTGAAACCCACAGCTTGTTCGGCCGATCCGCCATGAACAGCCGGTTCACCTTGTCGTCCGGGCAAGGCAGAGACGTGTCAGGATTGGTCGTGATGACCTTCTTGCCACGGACCACGCCCCTGATGCCCAGATGGCGCATCAATCGTTCCACGGTGCAGCGGGCGGCGTCTTCACCCTGCCGTCGCAAAACATGCCAGATCTTCCGCGCGCCATAGAGCTTGCG belongs to Paracoccaceae bacterium Fryx2 and includes:
- a CDS encoding IS3 family transposase, with translation RKLYGARKIWHVLRRQGEDAARCTVERLMRHLGIRGVVRGKKVITTNPDTSLPCPDDKVNRLFMADRPNKLWVSDFTYVPTWSGTVYVAFVIDVFARRIVGWRVSTSMKTQFVLDALEQAIWQRKTPDNKSLVHHSDRGSQYLSIKYTERLAKAEIDLSVGTVGDAYDNALAECVIGLFKTEVINQIGPWKSMREVEWETLKWIDWYNNRRLLGPIGYIPPAEAEEAFYANLNSLDMVA